Part of the Sulfurimonas denitrificans DSM 1251 genome is shown below.
CGTCTTAAAACATCTATGATACTAATCGCCTCTATCTCTTCAAATCCATCTGCCAAAGGCACTAAAACTCTGCTCATATCTATCTCCTATTTTATCTATATATTACTCTTTATGTAGTTTTTTGATTTTATCAGATTAGCTCTGAAACATTGATAATTAATTGAATGGATTTATATTTTATGAGAATATAATTATTTTAGTAAAACTCAAGCCTTGATGAAGATTATATAAAGATGGTATAATCTACATAAAAAAGGTTGTTTTAGTTGAGTGAACTCTTAAAGTTGTTTCGTATTCATCAATATGTAAAAAACCTTTTTATATTTATGCCTCTGCTGTTCTCTTTTTCTTACATGGATTCTCATGATAACATCTATTCTTTTCTAACATTTATACTTTTTTCTATATTAGCAAGTAGCATTTATATCTTTAATGACCTCATGGATATAAATGAAGACAGAGCACATCCAACTAAGAAAAACCGCCCTCTGGCAAATGGAGCGGTCTCTACCAAGAGTGCAAAAATTCTAATTTTACTTCTATCATTTACATCCTTATCTCTCTCATTCCTGCTTAGTTTTGATCTATTTGTTGTTCTACTTATCTACTTTATTTTAAATATCTTCTACTCCATAAAACTCAAACATATCGCCATTTTAGATATCTTTATAATCGCTACTGGTTTTGTTTTAAGACTTTTCGCTGGTTCTGTTGTAACTGGCATAAACCTCTCCATGTGGATTATTCTTATGACTTTTCTTCTTGCGATATTTTTAGCACTTGCAAAAAGAAGAGATGATGTACTTCTATCGATTGATGGGCAAGAGACTAGAAAAAATATAGACGGCTACAACCTTGAATTTGTAAATGCCTCAATGGTTCTTATGGCTGGAGTTGTAATCGTTAGCTATATACAATATACAATATCGCCAGAGGTTATACATAGAATAGGAACAGAGTATCTATATCTAACCTCATTTTTTGTAATTCTTGGCATACTTAGATACATGCAGATAACTTTTGTAGAACAAGATAGCGCTAGTCCAACTAAAATCATTATAAGAGACACCTTTTTAAAACTAACCATAACCCTCTGGCTAATTAGCTTTTTGGTAATTGCAAAACTTTTATGATTGCACTTAGATATATACTATTTGCGCTTCTCTCGACTGCGCTAAATATACTTTTTCAGTACCTTAGCTTTATGCTCTATGATGGTTTCTTATCGCTATATATTGCGATGTTTATCGGAACAGTTGCAGGTTTGGTTTTAAAGTATATTCTTGATAAAAAATATATCTTTTTTCATACACCAAAAAGCAAAAAAGATGATGGCAAAAAGTTTTTTCTCTACTCTTTGATGGGAGTTTTTACAACTTTTATATTTTGGGGTTTTGAGATTGGATTTGACGCCCTTTTTATAGATGAAAATGCAAAATATGTGGGTGCTGTTATAGGTCTTAGCATTGGCTATGTTGTAAAATATTTTCTTGATAAAAAATTTGTATTTAAGGATTAGTAATGAGTCTGCTTAGCTGGGGAATGTTTCCAAATATAAAAAACAAAATCTTTAACCTAAGAGATGAAAAAAGCCTCTCTTTATACATTGAGACAACAGATGAGTTCATACCTTATGGAAATGGCAGAAGCTATGGAGACAGCGCGCTAAGTGAAAATATTGTTTATGCAAAACCATACAACAACTTCTTATCCTTTGATGAGCAAAACGGGATTTTAAATGCTGAGGCTGGTGTACTTCTTAGCGAGATTTTAGAAGCTTTTGTTAGTCGTGGATGGTTTTTAAGAGTGACTCCAGGGACAAAACTTATAACTTTAGGCGGAGCAATTGCCAGTGATGTTCATGGCAAAAACCATCATGTAGAGGGGTGTTTTAGCGAGTGTGTTGAAGAGTTTACTATCATGGGTGTTGATGGCAAAATAAAGAGCTGTAAAAAAGGCGATGAGCTGTTTTTAGCTACATGTGGCGGTATGGGCTTAACTGGTGTAATTCTTAGCGCAAAAATATCACTAAAGAAGATAAACTCTAAAAATATAAACCAAACAACCATTAAAACAAAAAACTTAAAAGAGACCTTTGAAGTGTTTGAAGCGCATAAAGAAAAGCCCTATTCTGTGGCTTGGATAGACTGTTTGGCAAAGGGTGAAGAGATTGGAAAATCTCTTCTTATGGTTGGAGATTTTGCAGATGATGGCAACTTGGAGTACAAAAGCAAAAAGAAGCTCACTATCCCATTTAATTTCCCATCATTTGCGCTAAACACTCTAAGCGTAAAGGCGTTTAACTATCTCTACTACGCAAAAGCAAAAGATGGCATCTCTTATCAAAAAGTAGATATCGATACATTTTTCTATCCGCTTGATGCCATTGGAGATTGGAACAAAATCTATGGAAGCGGTGGATTTACGCAGTATCAGTTTATCCTTCCTAAAGAGCAGAGTTATGAAGGATTAAGAGAGATTCTTACAAAGATTTCAGCTTCAGGAAAAGGGTCATTTTTGGCTGTTTTAAAGCTATATGGCAAAGAGAACGAAAACTACCTCTCATTTCCTCTTGAGGGCTACTCTTTAGCACTTGACTTTAAAATAGAGAGTGGACTCTTTGAGCTTTTAGACACGCTTGATGAGGTTGTCTTAAAATACGCTGGAAGAATTTATCTAACAAAAGATGTGCGTGTAAGTAAAGAGACATTTGAGAAGGGCTATCCTCAAATAGAGAAGTTTAGAGCATATAGAAAAGAGCATAAAATGGATAAAAAACTAAATTCACTACAATCAAAAAGGGTTCAAATATGAGTTATGTTTTAATAATCGGAGCAAAGAGCGACATAGCAAAAGAGGTCGCACGTGTATATGCAAAAAATGGTTATAACCTCTACTTAGCAGCAAGAGAGTCTTTAGAATTAGAAGATTTAAAACAAGATATTGAGATAAGAAGCGGTGTGGAAGTTAAGTTAGTTGAGTTTGATATAACTGCCTTTGATACCCATGAAGAGTTTTACACTTCGCTTCACGAGAGACCTCTTGGAGTTATTGTTGTAGCTGGTTTTATGTGTGAACAAAAAATTGCACAAAATGATTGGAACAAGACACTGCAAACCATAAACGTAAACTACACTGGTGCGCTTAGTATCTTAAACATAGTCGCAAATGATTTTGAAAAAGAGAGACGCGGTTTTATAGTGGGTGTAAGCTCAGTTGCAGGAGATCGTGGCAGAAAAGCAAACTATATCTATGGAAGTGCAAAAGCTGGTTTCTCTGCCTACTTGAGCGGTCTTAGAAATAGACTTTATGAGAGCGGAGTTAGTGTTTTGAGTGTAAAACCTGGATTTGTAAATACTAAAATGACCCAAGCATTAGATTTGCCTCAAAATCTAACAGCTCAACCACAAGATGTTGCAGAGGATATATTTAACGCTCAACAGCGTGGAAGAAACATCCTCTATACAAAGTCTATTTGGATGTTTATTATGCTAATTATTAAACATATTCCAGAGTTTATTTTTAAGAAAATGAGCATATGATTAAGAGTTATCAAAAAGAGCT
Proteins encoded:
- a CDS encoding UbiA prenyltransferase family protein, which encodes MSELLKLFRIHQYVKNLFIFMPLLFSFSYMDSHDNIYSFLTFILFSILASSIYIFNDLMDINEDRAHPTKKNRPLANGAVSTKSAKILILLLSFTSLSLSFLLSFDLFVVLLIYFILNIFYSIKLKHIAILDIFIIATGFVLRLFAGSVVTGINLSMWIILMTFLLAIFLALAKRRDDVLLSIDGQETRKNIDGYNLEFVNASMVLMAGVVIVSYIQYTISPEVIHRIGTEYLYLTSFFVILGILRYMQITFVEQDSASPTKIIIRDTFLKLTITLWLISFLVIAKLL
- a CDS encoding GtrA family protein; this encodes MIALRYILFALLSTALNILFQYLSFMLYDGFLSLYIAMFIGTVAGLVLKYILDKKYIFFHTPKSKKDDGKKFFLYSLMGVFTTFIFWGFEIGFDALFIDENAKYVGAVIGLSIGYVVKYFLDKKFVFKD
- a CDS encoding SDR family oxidoreductase, with the translated sequence MSYVLIIGAKSDIAKEVARVYAKNGYNLYLAARESLELEDLKQDIEIRSGVEVKLVEFDITAFDTHEEFYTSLHERPLGVIVVAGFMCEQKIAQNDWNKTLQTINVNYTGALSILNIVANDFEKERRGFIVGVSSVAGDRGRKANYIYGSAKAGFSAYLSGLRNRLYESGVSVLSVKPGFVNTKMTQALDLPQNLTAQPQDVAEDIFNAQQRGRNILYTKSIWMFIMLIIKHIPEFIFKKMSI
- a CDS encoding FAD-binding oxidoreductase → MSLLSWGMFPNIKNKIFNLRDEKSLSLYIETTDEFIPYGNGRSYGDSALSENIVYAKPYNNFLSFDEQNGILNAEAGVLLSEILEAFVSRGWFLRVTPGTKLITLGGAIASDVHGKNHHVEGCFSECVEEFTIMGVDGKIKSCKKGDELFLATCGGMGLTGVILSAKISLKKINSKNINQTTIKTKNLKETFEVFEAHKEKPYSVAWIDCLAKGEEIGKSLLMVGDFADDGNLEYKSKKKLTIPFNFPSFALNTLSVKAFNYLYYAKAKDGISYQKVDIDTFFYPLDAIGDWNKIYGSGGFTQYQFILPKEQSYEGLREILTKISASGKGSFLAVLKLYGKENENYLSFPLEGYSLALDFKIESGLFELLDTLDEVVLKYAGRIYLTKDVRVSKETFEKGYPQIEKFRAYRKEHKMDKKLNSLQSKRVQI